In Flavobacterium praedii, the DNA window CTATTCATTTATTCCTTTTGTATTGATTTAGAACACATTTACAGGGAACAAAACTAACTTAACGTAACACTAAGCTAAAATATAGTCGACAAAAAACACCAAAAACCGTTTAAATACATTTTTAAGATACTTTTGCTTAATAATTTAAAATAAAAATAACAATTTAGAAATAAGTTAAAAAAAAAGACTCCCTTTTATGGGAGTCTTTAAATAGAATTATGCTTGACCAGTTGGTCCAAAGTTTAATGGAATTGGAGGTTGTTCTGTATCTTTAATTTCACCGTGTGACATTTCAAAACGATGAATATTTTCTCCTATTGCTTTAAGCAACCTTTTTGCGTGTTGCGGAGTCAATACAATTCTAGACTTTACTTTTGCTTTTGGAACACCTGGCATAATGCATACAAAATCTAAAACAAATTCAGATGAAGAATGATTTATAATGGCCAAATTAGAATAAATTCCTTCCGCTATTTTTTCATCTAATTCAATATTAATCTGCTCTTGTTGTTGTTTAGAATTGCTCATAAAATTTATTTTTTTCAACAATTCTCTCTCTACAACTAGCAGAGAGAGCATTGTTGAGTAAAAGAATTAATAAATATACTCTTCTTTATTTGCCATCATATCATTATAATCTTCTCTCGAACCTACAATTGCATTGTCATATTCTCTCATACCAGTACCAGCAGGGATTCTATGTCCAACAATTACATTTTCTTTTAATCCTTCCAAGTAATCAACTTTACCTGCAACAGCAGCTTCATTTAATACTTTTGTTGTTTCTTGGAAAGAAGCAGCAGAAATAAATGATTTAGTTTGAAGAGAAGCTCTTGTAATACCTTGCAATACAGGAGTTGCAGTTGCTGTAATAACATCACGAGCAACAACAAGATTTTTATCAGTACGTTTTAGTAATGAATTCTCATCACGCAATTGACGTGGAGTAATAATTTGCCCTGCTTTTAAAGCACTCGAATCTCCAGCATCTTCAACAACTTTCATACCATAAAGATTATCATTCTGAACAATAAAGTCTTTTGTATGAATCAATTGATCTTCTAAGAACAATGTATCTCCTGGATCTTGAACTCTAACTTTACGCATCATTTGACGAATAACTACCTCAAAATGCTTATCATTAATTTTCACCCCTTGTAAACGATATACTTCTTGAATTTCATTTACCAAGTACTGTTGAACAGCAGCAGGCCCTTGAATTCTTAAAATATCATCAGGAGTAATAGCTCCATCAGACAAAGGTACACCAGCTCTTACAAAGTCATTTTCTTGAACTAGAATTTGACTTGATAATTTTACCAAGTATTTTCTAATATCACCAAATTTAGATTCAATAACAATCTCGCGATTACCTCTTTTGATTTTTCCAAAAGAAACAACACCATCAATTTCAGAAACTACAGCTGGATTCGAAGGATTACGAGCCTCTAACAACTCCGTAATTCTTGGTAAACCTCCTGTAATATCCCCAGATTTAGAAGAACGACGAGGAATTTTAACTAAAACTTTACCTGCTTTAATTTTTTCACCGTTTTCAACCATCAAGTGGGCTCCAACTGGTAAGTTATAAGAACGAATCAATTCACCTTCTTTACCATAAACTAATAAAGTAGGAATTAATTTTTTGTTTCTTGACTCAGAGATTACTTTTTCTTGGAAACCAGTTTGCTCATCAATTTCGACCATGAACGATTGTCCTTGCTCTAAATCTTCATAAGCAATTTTACCAGTAAACTCAGAAACAATAACTCCATTATATGGATCCCATTTACAAATTACAGTTTCTTTAGCAACGGATTGACCATCTGTTACAAAAATACTAGATCCATAAGGAATGTTATTTGTACTTAATAAAATACCAGTTTTTTCATCAATCAATTTCAATTCAGTAGAACGAGAAACTACAATATCAACTGAATTTCCTTCGCTATCCTCACCTTTAACCGTTTTTAAATCTTCGATTTCTAGTTTACCTGCAAAACGAGTAATAATACTAGATTCTTCAGAAATACCACCCGCAACCCCTCCAACGTGGAAAGTACGTAATGTTAACTGTGTACCTGGTTCCCCAATAGATTGTGCTGCAATTACACCAACTGCCTCTCCTCTTTGCGTCATTTTACCAGTAGCTAAGTTTCTACCGTAACATTTAGCACAAATACCTTTAGTAGCTTCACAAACCAATGGTGAACGTACTTCAACTTTCTCCACTGGAGAAGCTTCGATACCTTTCACTAATGCTTCTGTGATTTGCTCACCAGCATGAACTAAAATCTCACTTGTCAAAGGATTTATTACGTCTTGTAATGCAACACGTCCTAAGATTCTTTCACCTAATGATTCAACGATTTCCTCGTTTTTCTTCAAAGCAGAAACTTCAATACCTCTAAGAGTACCACAATCTTCGATATTAACAATAACATCTTGAGATACGTCATGTAATCTTCTTGTTAAGTATCCAGCATCGGCCGTTTTCAAAGCCGTATCCGCAAGACCTTTACGAGCACCGTGAGTAGAGATAAAGTACTCAAGGATCGAAAGACCTTCCTTAAAGTTAGAAAGAATCGGGTTTTCAATAATTTCACCACCACCAGCAGTAGATTTTTTTGGCTTAGCCATCAAACCACGCATACCAGTTAACTGACGAATTTGTTCTTTGGAACCCCTCGCTCCAGAATCAAGCATCATATACACAGAGTTGAAACCTTGTTGGTCTTCTCTAATGTTTTTCATTGCTAATTCTGTCAATTGCGCATTTGCGGAAGTCCAAACATCAATAACTTGGTTGTAACGCTCGTTATTGGTAATAAGACCCATATTATAATTTGCAGAAATACCTTCAACTTGCTCTCTGGCATCTGCAATTAATTTTGGTTTTTGTTCTGGGATTCTAATATCACCAAGAGAGAATGACAATCCTCCTTTGAATGCAAATTTATACCCCATATCTTTCATATTGTCCAAGAAAGCTGCTGTTGTAGGCACATCAGTCGAACTCAATACGTGTCCGATAATATCTCTTAAGTTTTTCTTAGTCAATACATCATTGATATACCCAGCTGCTTCAGGTACTACTTCATTAAACAATACACGTCCAGCAGTTGTTTGTATAATTTGATACACTAATTCTCCAGCATCATTAAAATCTTTTGCTCTAATTTTTACTTG includes these proteins:
- the rpoC gene encoding DNA-directed RNA polymerase subunit beta'; translation: MMNNRNNNKDKNPVKRFDKISIGLASPESILKESRGEVLKPETINYRTHKPERDGLFCERIFGPVKDFECACGKYKRIRYKGIICDRCGVEVTEKKVRRDRVGHINLVVPIAHIWYFRSLPNKIGYILGLPSKKLDMIIYYERYVVIQAGIAKNADGESIQRLDFLTEEEYLNILDTLPADNQYLDDFDPNKFVAKMGAECIMDLLARINLDELSYDLRHKANNETSKQRKTEALKRLQVVESFRESTLNRENRPEWMIMKVIPVIPPELRPLVPLDGGRFATSDLNDLYRRVIIRNNRLKRLIEIKAPEVILRNEKRMLQESVDSLFDNTRKASAVKTESNRPLKSLSDSLKGKQGRFRQNLLGKRVDYSARSVIVVGPELKLFECGLPKDMAAELYKPFVIRKLIERGIVKTVKSAKKIIDKKEPVVWDILENVIKGHPVLLNRAPTLHRLGIQAFQPKLIEGKAIQLHPLVCTAFNADFDGDQMAVHLPLGPEAILEAQLLMLASHNILNPANGAPITVPSQDMVLGLYYMTKERLSTPEKTILGQGITFYSAEEVNIALNEGRLELNAQVKIRAKDFNDAGELVYQIIQTTAGRVLFNEVVPEAAGYINDVLTKKNLRDIIGHVLSSTDVPTTAAFLDNMKDMGYKFAFKGGLSFSLGDIRIPEQKPKLIADAREQVEGISANYNMGLITNNERYNQVIDVWTSANAQLTELAMKNIREDQQGFNSVYMMLDSGARGSKEQIRQLTGMRGLMAKPKKSTAGGGEIIENPILSNFKEGLSILEYFISTHGARKGLADTALKTADAGYLTRRLHDVSQDVIVNIEDCGTLRGIEVSALKKNEEIVESLGERILGRVALQDVINPLTSEILVHAGEQITEALVKGIEASPVEKVEVRSPLVCEATKGICAKCYGRNLATGKMTQRGEAVGVIAAQSIGEPGTQLTLRTFHVGGVAGGISEESSIITRFAGKLEIEDLKTVKGEDSEGNSVDIVVSRSTELKLIDEKTGILLSTNNIPYGSSIFVTDGQSVAKETVICKWDPYNGVIVSEFTGKIAYEDLEQGQSFMVEIDEQTGFQEKVISESRNKKLIPTLLVYGKEGELIRSYNLPVGAHLMVENGEKIKAGKVLVKIPRRSSKSGDITGGLPRITELLEARNPSNPAVVSEIDGVVSFGKIKRGNREIVIESKFGDIRKYLVKLSSQILVQENDFVRAGVPLSDGAITPDDILRIQGPAAVQQYLVNEIQEVYRLQGVKINDKHFEVVIRQMMRKVRVQDPGDTLFLEDQLIHTKDFIVQNDNLYGMKVVEDAGDSSALKAGQIITPRQLRDENSLLKRTDKNLVVARDVITATATPVLQGITRASLQTKSFISAASFQETTKVLNEAAVAGKVDYLEGLKENVIVGHRIPAGTGMREYDNAIVGSREDYNDMMANKEEYIY
- a CDS encoding DUF3467 domain-containing protein; the protein is MSNSKQQQEQINIELDEKIAEGIYSNLAIINHSSSEFVLDFVCIMPGVPKAKVKSRIVLTPQHAKRLLKAIGENIHRFEMSHGEIKDTEQPPIPLNFGPTGQA